Proteins encoded in a region of the Solanum dulcamara chromosome 9, daSolDulc1.2, whole genome shotgun sequence genome:
- the LOC129902762 gene encoding uncharacterized protein LOC129902762, translating to MTINRGGGATECCMCGDYGLSSELFKCKICQFRSQHSYCSNLYPKAESYRICNWCLSPKDVSGEKTQNSSNSSSSCRNTTSDHNIEDGPKLKKKLIIRNGNNDIIGRTSPKEKVKGSNCNLKVQVIKKNPIKLQKSPLLAARKRVTIDDVNIEENKRRTKSEEMSNRGITRKVLKNRVRRYKLLDEVSS from the exons ATGACAATCAACAGAGGAGGAGGAGCCACTGAGTGCTGCATGTGTGGAGATTATGGTTTATCTTCTGAGCTTTTCAAATGCAAAATTTGCCAATTTAGATCTCAACACAG CTATTGTAGCAATCTGTATCCAAAAGCTGAGTCTTATAGAATTTGCAATTGGTGCTTGAGTCCAAAAGATGTTTCTGGAGAAAAAAcacaaaattcttcaaattcatcATCATCGTGTAGAAATACTACAAGTGATCATAATATTGAAGATGGTCCaaagttgaagaaaaaattgatcatTAGAAATGGAAATAATGATATTATTGGAAGAACAAGTCCAAAGGAGAAAGTAAAGGGTTCTAATTGTAATTTGAAGGTTCAAGTTATCAAGAAAAATCCCATCAAATTACAAAAGTCTCCCTTATTGGCTGCTAGAAAAAGGGTAACAATTGATGATGTGAATATTGAGGAAAACAAAAGGAGGACAAAATCAGAGGAAATGTCAAATAGAGGGATTACAAGAAAGGTACTTAAAAATAGGGTAAGGAGATATAAGCTCTTGGATGAAGTCTCAAGCTAA